Proteins encoded within one genomic window of Brassica rapa cultivar Chiifu-401-42 chromosome A09, CAAS_Brap_v3.01, whole genome shotgun sequence:
- the LOC103842109 gene encoding E3 ubiquitin-protein ligase SPL1 isoform X2 — MDNIIFFTGLKQRRLVGSFSHQTSLSSFDRFLRNPKAIVSFCLFSARRRLKMISWSGFKCFIWAYLLYLLSRRTGGGDVEFFDSVTKVDHLKGLAELLEEGREVRPLIVAVTGSVASATPFKCQRSEMLAVILEETEEIQFLKRNWKFSWVQDTASISLPITKQVPWFLEDGTGRVNVSGAETALGFAFTVGSEVFEKPEASSLLPGALAYLQGLKMLGVRRFEYVLPIGTWLTVVGEAVKDGSGNVRIQKPDQGPFYISPKPLDQLIPTLGTWSRIFKYASMGASFCFTVRGVIITSKPLIIYILHVIEDILFMFGYILWRMRQGLPILKKHVTLLKRGLGAVSKYILVRSRDFIERRRHRLLRNRVFCAAANRTRQATEEDVPDLCVICLDRKCDAVFLECGHMCCCLTCSLSLELQGKRCPLCRKPVVVLKIYRI, encoded by the exons atggataatataatattttttactggACTGAAACAAAGGAGACTTGTTGGATCGTTTTCTCATCAGACTTCACTCTCAAGCTTTGATCGGTTTCTGCGGAACCCAAAAGCAATcgtctctttttgtttgttttcagcGCGGAGAAGACTCAAGATGATAAGTTGGAGTGGATTCAAATGTTTCATATGGGCCTACCTTCTTTACCTTCTCAGCCGGAGAACAGGCGGCG GCGATGTTGAATTTTTCGATTCGGTCACTAAAGTTGACCACCTCAAAGGTCTAG CGGAATTGCTAGAAGAAGGGAGAGAGGTCAGGCCTTTGATCGTCGCTGTAACAGGATCAGTTGCCTCTGCCACACCTTTCAAATGTCAGCGTAGTGAAATGCTTGCTGTTATTCTCGAGGAAACG GAAGAGATACAGTTTCTGAAACGTAACTGGAAGTTTTCGTGGGTTCAAGACACTGCATCCATCAGCCTCCCCATCACTAAGCAAGTCCCTTGGTTCCTG GAAGATGGGACAGGCCGCGTTAATGTATCTGGAGCTGAAACTGCATTAGGCTTTGCTTTCACTGTGGGAAGTGAAGTATTTGAAAAGCCTGAGGCTTCTTCGCTTCTTCCAGGAGCATTAGCTTATCTCCAAGGCCTCAag ATGCTTGGAGTAAGACGCTTTGAGTATGTTCTCCCAATTGGTACATGGCTTACGGTTGTTGGCGAG GCCGTAAAAGATGGTAGCGGGAATGTCAGGATTCAAAAACCCGATCAAGGGCCTTTCTACATCTCACCTAAACCCCTCGATCAACTCATTCCTACCTTAGGAACGTGGTCAAG GATATTCAAGTATGCCTCCATGGGAGCCTCCTTCTGTTTCACTGTTCGTGGTGTGATTATAACTTCAAAGcctttgattatatatattctacATGTGATTGAAGATATTCTATTTATGTTTGGATATATTCTATGGAGAATGCGGCAGGGACTGCCTATTCTGAAAAAACATGTGACGTTACTGAAAAG AGGTCTTGGTGCAGTTAGTAAATACATTCTTGTGAGAAGTAGAGATTTTATAGAGAGAAGGCGGCATCGACTGTTAAGGAACAG AGTTTTTTGTGCAGCTGCAAATAGAACGAGACAAGCGACTGAAGAAG ATGTACCTGATCTCTGTGTGATCTGCCTTGACCGAAAGTGTGACGCCGTTTTCCTTGA GTGTGGTCATATGTGCTGCTGCTTAACATGCTCCTTGTCCTTGGAGTTACAAGGGAAGCGTTGTCCTCTTTGCCGTAAACCAGTAGTGGTTTTGAAGATTTACCGCATTtga
- the LOC108869922 gene encoding uncharacterized protein LOC108869922, which yields MAAAVVLRCISSTKVRTWKRCSKQIKEQRARLYIIWKCAVFLLSSSHD from the coding sequence ATGGCGGCGGCAGTGGTACTGAGATGCATCAGTAGTACGAAGGTAAGGACATGGAAAAGATGTTCGAAGCAGATAAAGGAGCAAAGAGCTCGTCTGTACATCATTTGGAAATGTGCTGTCTTTCTTCTCTCCTCCTCCCATGATTGA
- the LOC103842109 gene encoding E3 ubiquitin-protein ligase SPL1 isoform X3 has protein sequence MDNIIFFTGLKQRRLVGSFSHQTSLSSFDRFLRNPKAIVSFCLFSARRRLKMISWSGFKCFIWAYLLYLLSRRTGGGGDVEFFDSVTKVDHLKGLAELLEEGREVRPLIVAVTGSVASATPFKCQRSEMLAVILEETEEIQFLKRNWKFSWVQDTASISLPITKQVPWFLEDGTGRVNVSGAETALGFAFTVGSEVFEKPEASSLLPGALAYLQGLKMLGVRRFEYVLPIGTWLTVVGEAVKDGSGNVRIQKPDQGPFYISPKPLDQLIPTLGTWSRIFKYASMGASFCFTVRVSKYILVRSRDFIERRRHRLLRNRVFCAAANRTRQATEEDVPDLCVICLDRKCDAVFLECGHMCCCLTCSLSLELQGKRCPLCRKPVVVLKIYRI, from the exons atggataatataatattttttactggACTGAAACAAAGGAGACTTGTTGGATCGTTTTCTCATCAGACTTCACTCTCAAGCTTTGATCGGTTTCTGCGGAACCCAAAAGCAATcgtctctttttgtttgttttcagcGCGGAGAAGACTCAAGATGATAAGTTGGAGTGGATTCAAATGTTTCATATGGGCCTACCTTCTTTACCTTCTCAGCCGGAGAACAGGCGGCGGCGG CGATGTTGAATTTTTCGATTCGGTCACTAAAGTTGACCACCTCAAAGGTCTAG CGGAATTGCTAGAAGAAGGGAGAGAGGTCAGGCCTTTGATCGTCGCTGTAACAGGATCAGTTGCCTCTGCCACACCTTTCAAATGTCAGCGTAGTGAAATGCTTGCTGTTATTCTCGAGGAAACG GAAGAGATACAGTTTCTGAAACGTAACTGGAAGTTTTCGTGGGTTCAAGACACTGCATCCATCAGCCTCCCCATCACTAAGCAAGTCCCTTGGTTCCTG GAAGATGGGACAGGCCGCGTTAATGTATCTGGAGCTGAAACTGCATTAGGCTTTGCTTTCACTGTGGGAAGTGAAGTATTTGAAAAGCCTGAGGCTTCTTCGCTTCTTCCAGGAGCATTAGCTTATCTCCAAGGCCTCAag ATGCTTGGAGTAAGACGCTTTGAGTATGTTCTCCCAATTGGTACATGGCTTACGGTTGTTGGCGAG GCCGTAAAAGATGGTAGCGGGAATGTCAGGATTCAAAAACCCGATCAAGGGCCTTTCTACATCTCACCTAAACCCCTCGATCAACTCATTCCTACCTTAGGAACGTGGTCAAG GATATTCAAGTATGCCTCCATGGGAGCCTCCTTCTGTTTCACTGTTCGTG TTAGTAAATACATTCTTGTGAGAAGTAGAGATTTTATAGAGAGAAGGCGGCATCGACTGTTAAGGAACAG AGTTTTTTGTGCAGCTGCAAATAGAACGAGACAAGCGACTGAAGAAG ATGTACCTGATCTCTGTGTGATCTGCCTTGACCGAAAGTGTGACGCCGTTTTCCTTGA GTGTGGTCATATGTGCTGCTGCTTAACATGCTCCTTGTCCTTGGAGTTACAAGGGAAGCGTTGTCCTCTTTGCCGTAAACCAGTAGTGGTTTTGAAGATTTACCGCATTtga
- the LOC103842111 gene encoding probable zinc transporter cis4, translated as MNLKPLCNHSLCTYFYLLSMYITRTHRRSLFTYTYTYTYISMKTLFLVAIILLALSSSSITRGQRIVEIPPPRPLCASQYALANYACSRLPMNTVPLPSPIAPPPPIFPPPPDHDHDDDHDHDHDDDDHDHDHDDHDHDHDNDDHHHNHRDHDHDHDDHDHDGDHDHDHDGDHDHNNHDHDHDDDDHDHHNSHRRHHRRRHHRRRHHHRHREETYAQQECCKWVKQMDNECVCDLLVRLPPLLAKPAHDYTVFVDESCIVTFTCGGRLIR; from the coding sequence ATGAACCTAAAACCTCTCTGCAACCATTCTCTTTGTACCTACTTTTACCTTTTGAGTATGTATATAACGAGAACTCACCGAAGATCTCTCTTCACATACACATACACATACACATACATCTCCATGAAAACTCTTTTTCTTGTAGCTATTATCCTTCTGGCTCTTTCCTCTTCCTCTATCACGCGAGGCCAGAGAATCGTAGAGATTCCACCACCGCGTCCACTATGCGCCTCTCAATACGCTCTGGCTAACTACGCCTGCTCACGTCTCCCAATGAACACTGTCCCACTTCCTTCCCCCATTGCCCCACCTCCTCCCATTTTTCCTCCTCCTCCCGACCATGACCACGATGATGATCACGATCACGACCATGACGATGACGACCACGATCACGACCATGACGACCACGACCATGACCATGACAACGATGACCACCACCATAATCACCGTGACCACGACCATGATCACGATGACCATGACCATGATGGCGaccatgatcatgaccatgaTGGCGACCATGATCACAACAACCACGATCATGATCACGATGACGATGACCATGACCACCacaacagccacagacgccaCCATCGGCGCCGTCACCATCGGCGCCGTCACCATCACAGACACAGAGAGGAGACGTACGCTCAGCAAGAGTGTTGCAAGTGGGTGAAGCAAATGGACAACGAGTGCGTGTGCGACCTTCTGGTTAGGCTGCCGCCATTGCTAGCGAAACCAGCTCATGACTATACAGTCTTTGTGGATGAGTCCTGCATTGTCACTTTCACCTGCGGAGGCAGACTCATTCGCTGA
- the LOC103842358 gene encoding uncharacterized protein LOC103842358, with amino-acid sequence MVVMTQCSPILTEERRPLEGGAPTHSHRRRWSTPADPGGESLRECFTTDDEYKEQPSHVSEVSFDDFVSCSSSSGNGYSFYLGGEMSPWGSPLLTESRPIAPPRMVMETRGEGRRGRSVRRKKDLPPFLTTLDCNGRPRFYHRRVRSEGRLEIARVAVNLPEIVSVRGVEGLRIGTVRVSQQHDEEGEGNDVH; translated from the coding sequence ATGGTAGTTATGACGCAATGCTCTCCGATTCTTACCGAAGAACGGCGGCCACTAGAGGGCGGTGCACCTACGCATTCGCATAGACGGCGCTGGAGCACTCCGGCTGATCCCGGCGGCGAGTCTCTACGTGAATGCTTCACCACGGATGACGAGTACAAGGAACAGCCAAGTCATGTGTCTGAAGTGAGCTTTGACGATTTTGTCTCGTGCTCGTCGTCTTCGGGAAATGGTTACAGTTTCTATCTCGGGGGAGAGATGTCTCCGTGGGGATCTCCGCTACTTACCGAGTCGAGACCGATCGCGCCGCCGCGTATGGTGATGGAGACGCGTGGAGAAGGGAGGAGAGGAAGAAGCGTGAGGAGGAAGAAAGATCTCCCGCCGTTTCTAACGACGCTGGATTGTAACGGACGGCCGAGATTCTATCACAGGAGGGTGAGAAGCGAAGGACGGCTAGAGATTGCCAGAGTGGCAGTGAATCTACCGGAGATAGTGAGTGTTCGTGGAGTAGAAGGACTCAGAATCGGAACAGTTAGAGTCAGTCAACAACACGacgaagaaggagaaggaaaTGACGTTCATTAG
- the LOC103842112 gene encoding protein WHAT'S THIS FACTOR 1 homolog, chloroplastic, which produces MARGLPGVYSHFLCKTKTLEIKSVTMVLRSLTNYSKTSPSLNHKLRWISSLKVVWKKDTKLDEAIERDKRYNLCARVVKEVLNEPGQVIPLRYLEKRRERLRLNFKAKSFVEMNPSLFEISHDRIKPKSDPVQFVRPTPRLRAFLEEEERIYAENEPLIVAKLCKLLMMAKDKVISAEKLVHVKRDFGFPNDFLVRLVKKYPNYFRLTGLEGGKSFLELVDWNPDFAKSVIEIKAQEETVRTGVRVRPNFDVKLPSGMFLRKEMREWTRDWLEQEYISPYEDVSRLDQASKEMEKRTVGVFHELLSLSLLKRVPVPILGKFCEEFRFSNAFSSVFTRHSGVFYLSLKGGIKTAVLRQAYKDEELVDRDPLLAIKDKFLGLLEEGWEERKDRLKMQRERVEKDREIAKKQQEPEERLCE; this is translated from the coding sequence ATGGCGCGTGGTCTTCCAGGGGTTTATAGCCATTTCCTCTGTAAAACAAAAACCCTAGAAATCAAATCAGTGACGATGGTGTTGAGAAGCCTAACCAATTATTCGAAAACTTCACCATCGTTAAACCACAAATTGAGATGGATATCGAGCTTGAAAGTGGTGTGGAAGAAGGACACGAAGCTGGACGAAGCCATCGAGCGGGACAAGCGCTACAACCTCTGCGCTCGCGTCGTCAAAGAAGTGCTAAACGAGCCAGGCCAAGTCATCCCCCTCAGGTACCTCGAGAAGCGCCGCGAGAGGCTGCGCCTCAACTTCAAAGCCAAGAGCTTCGTGGAGATGAACCCTTCCCTCTTCGAGATCTCCCACGATCGGATCAAACCGAAGTCCGATCCGGTTCAATTCGTCCGCCCCACGCCCCGTCTCAGAGCATTCCTCGAAGAAGAGGAGAGGATCTACGCTGAGAACGAGCCGTTGATCGTCGCTAAGCTCTGCAAGTTGCTGATGATGGCGAAGGATAAAGTCATCAGCGCCGAGAAACTGGTTCATGTGAAGAGGGATTTCGGTTTTCCAAATGATTTTCTGGTTAGATTGGTTAAGAAATACCCAAACTATTTCCGGTTAACCGGTTTAGAGGGAGGTAAGTCGTTTCTCGAGCTCGTTGATTGGAACCCTGATTTCGCTAAATCGGTTATCGAGATTAAAGCCCAAGAAGAAACCGTTAGAACCGGTGTTCGCGTCCGGCCCAATTTCGACGTGAAGTTACCGTCGGGGATGTTCCTGAGGAAGGAGATGAGAGAGTGGACTAGAGATTGGTTGGAGCAAGAGTACATATCTCCGTACGAGGATGtttctcgtttggatcaagctTCTAAGGAGATGGAGAAGCGAACTGTTGGGGTTTTTCACGAGTTGTTGTCTCTCTCGCTGTTGAAGAGAGTCCCTGTGCCTATACTCGGCAAGTTCTGTGAGGAGTTTAGGTTCTCTAACGCGTTTTCGAGTGTTTTTACGCGTCATTCGGGTGTATTCTACTTGTCGCTGAAAGGAGGGATCAAGACTGCGGTATTGAGGCAGGCTTATAAAGACGAGGAGTTGGTTGATAGAGATCCTTTGCTGGCTATTAAGGATAAGTTCTTGGGGTTGTTGGAGGAAGGATGGGAAGAGAGGAAAGATAGATTGAAAATGCAGAGGGAACGGGTTGAGAAAGATAGGGAGATTGCCAAGAAGCAGCAGGAGCCTGAAGAGCGCCTCTGTGAGTAA
- the LOC103842115 gene encoding adenylate isopentenyltransferase 3, chloroplastic has translation MIMKISMAMCKQSLPPSTNLEFSPARFGPNMLTLNPYVPKEKVVVIMGATGTGKSRLSVDLATRFQAEIINSDKIQVHQGLDIVTNKITTEERCGVPHHLLSVLPPQADLTAANFCHMANLSVESVLNRGKLPIIVGGSNSYVEALVDDDDYKFRSKYDCCFLWVDVALPVLNRFVSERVDKMVQNGMVEEARDFFDYSDSDYSRGIKKAIGVPEFDIFFRNEPFLNLGDREALLNKVVDEIKSNTFKLACRQREKIERLRKIKKWCIQRLDATPVITRRRSKVDADVAWERLVARPSTEAVSRFLLDIDSPRMFVEASTGAVREREMSLVA, from the coding sequence ATGATCATGAAGATATCTATGGCAATGTGCAAGCAATCATTGCCTCCTTCGACAAATTTAGAGTTCTCTCCGGCGAGATTTGGTCCCAATATGCTAACTCTAAACCCATACGTCCCAAAGGAAAAAGTCGTGGTCATCATGGGCGCTACCGGAACAGGCAAGTCACGACTTTCCGTCGATCTTGCCACACGTTTTCAAGCAGAGATCATAAACTCCGACAAGATCCAAGTTCACCAAGGTCTCGACATTGTCACTAACAAGATCACGACCGAGGAGAGATGCGGGGTACCGCACCATCTCCTCAGTGTTTTGCCGCCTCAAGCCGACTTAACCGCCGCAAACTTCTGCCACATGGCAAATCTCTCTGTTGAATCTGTTCTTAACCGTGGAAAGCTTCCAATCATCGTTGGAGGTTCCAACTCTTACGTCGAGGCTCTAGTCGACGACGACGACTACAAATTTAGGTCAAAGTACGACTGTTGCTTCCTATGGGTCGACGTGGCACTACCCGTTTTGAACCGGTTTGTGTCTGAGAGAGTTGATAAGATGGTGCAAAATGGAATGGTCGAAGAAGCTAGAGACTTTTTTGACTATTCGGATTCTGATTACTCGAGAGGAATAAAGAAAGCAATTGGAGTTCCAGAGTTCGACATATTTTTCAGGAACGAACCGTTCTTGAATTTGGGAGACAGAGAAGCACTGTTGAATAAAGTGGTCGATGAAATAAAGAGTAATACTTTTAAGTTAGCTTGCAGACAGAGAGAGAAGATCGAACGGTTGAGAAAGATCAAGAAGTGGTGCATTCAGAGATTGGATGCGACTCCGGTTATCACAAGGCGTAGATCAAAGGTGGATGCTGACGTGGCGTGGGAGAGGCTGGTGGCTAGACCGAGCACCGAAGCTGTTTCACGGTTCTTGCTCGATATTGACAGCCCTCGAATGTTTGTGGAAGCATCAACCGGGGCGGTCAGGGAACGCGAAATGTCCCTAGTGGCGTGA
- the LOC103842109 gene encoding E3 ubiquitin-protein ligase SPL1 isoform X1: protein MDNIIFFTGLKQRRLVGSFSHQTSLSSFDRFLRNPKAIVSFCLFSARRRLKMISWSGFKCFIWAYLLYLLSRRTGGGGDVEFFDSVTKVDHLKGLAELLEEGREVRPLIVAVTGSVASATPFKCQRSEMLAVILEETEEIQFLKRNWKFSWVQDTASISLPITKQVPWFLEDGTGRVNVSGAETALGFAFTVGSEVFEKPEASSLLPGALAYLQGLKMLGVRRFEYVLPIGTWLTVVGEAVKDGSGNVRIQKPDQGPFYISPKPLDQLIPTLGTWSRIFKYASMGASFCFTVRGVIITSKPLIIYILHVIEDILFMFGYILWRMRQGLPILKKHVTLLKRGLGAVSKYILVRSRDFIERRRHRLLRNRVFCAAANRTRQATEEDVPDLCVICLDRKCDAVFLECGHMCCCLTCSLSLELQGKRCPLCRKPVVVLKIYRI from the exons atggataatataatattttttactggACTGAAACAAAGGAGACTTGTTGGATCGTTTTCTCATCAGACTTCACTCTCAAGCTTTGATCGGTTTCTGCGGAACCCAAAAGCAATcgtctctttttgtttgttttcagcGCGGAGAAGACTCAAGATGATAAGTTGGAGTGGATTCAAATGTTTCATATGGGCCTACCTTCTTTACCTTCTCAGCCGGAGAACAGGCGGCGGCGG CGATGTTGAATTTTTCGATTCGGTCACTAAAGTTGACCACCTCAAAGGTCTAG CGGAATTGCTAGAAGAAGGGAGAGAGGTCAGGCCTTTGATCGTCGCTGTAACAGGATCAGTTGCCTCTGCCACACCTTTCAAATGTCAGCGTAGTGAAATGCTTGCTGTTATTCTCGAGGAAACG GAAGAGATACAGTTTCTGAAACGTAACTGGAAGTTTTCGTGGGTTCAAGACACTGCATCCATCAGCCTCCCCATCACTAAGCAAGTCCCTTGGTTCCTG GAAGATGGGACAGGCCGCGTTAATGTATCTGGAGCTGAAACTGCATTAGGCTTTGCTTTCACTGTGGGAAGTGAAGTATTTGAAAAGCCTGAGGCTTCTTCGCTTCTTCCAGGAGCATTAGCTTATCTCCAAGGCCTCAag ATGCTTGGAGTAAGACGCTTTGAGTATGTTCTCCCAATTGGTACATGGCTTACGGTTGTTGGCGAG GCCGTAAAAGATGGTAGCGGGAATGTCAGGATTCAAAAACCCGATCAAGGGCCTTTCTACATCTCACCTAAACCCCTCGATCAACTCATTCCTACCTTAGGAACGTGGTCAAG GATATTCAAGTATGCCTCCATGGGAGCCTCCTTCTGTTTCACTGTTCGTGGTGTGATTATAACTTCAAAGcctttgattatatatattctacATGTGATTGAAGATATTCTATTTATGTTTGGATATATTCTATGGAGAATGCGGCAGGGACTGCCTATTCTGAAAAAACATGTGACGTTACTGAAAAG AGGTCTTGGTGCAGTTAGTAAATACATTCTTGTGAGAAGTAGAGATTTTATAGAGAGAAGGCGGCATCGACTGTTAAGGAACAG AGTTTTTTGTGCAGCTGCAAATAGAACGAGACAAGCGACTGAAGAAG ATGTACCTGATCTCTGTGTGATCTGCCTTGACCGAAAGTGTGACGCCGTTTTCCTTGA GTGTGGTCATATGTGCTGCTGCTTAACATGCTCCTTGTCCTTGGAGTTACAAGGGAAGCGTTGTCCTCTTTGCCGTAAACCAGTAGTGGTTTTGAAGATTTACCGCATTtga
- the LOC103842108 gene encoding methyl-CpG-binding domain-containing protein 4: MAEEENGSVAKPRAKKDIAPGRLIDTYAAQCENCHQWRVIDSQEEYEDIRSRMIDDPFTCDKKQISCEDPADLDYDSSRTWVIDKPGLPKTPKGFKRSLVLRKDYSKMDTYYFTPTGKKLRSRNEVASYVEANPEFKGAPLEDFSFTVPKVMEDTAPPDPKVVASPVSPVVAAATPSDDDVSDKSTKSKEFKGKFKLEEETLSGSSPHVSPAP; this comes from the exons ATGGCGGAGGAAGAGAACGGGAGCGTAGCCAAACCAAGAGCCAAG AAAGACATTGCTCCAGGGAGGTTGATCGACACCTATGCAGCACAATGCGAAAACTGTCACCAGTGGAGAGTCATCGATAGCCAGGAGGAGTACGAGGACATCAGAAGTCGAATGATCGACGACCCATTCACCTGCGACAAGAAACAAATCTCTTGTGAAGACCCTGCGGATCTCGACTACGACTCCTCTCGAACCTGGGTCATCGACAAGCCTGGTCTCCCCAAAACCCCCAAGGGTTTTAAGAGGAGCCTTGTCCTCCGCAAAGACTATTCTAAGATGGATACTTACTACTTCACTCCTACCGGTAAAAAGCTTAGGAGCCGCAATGAAGTAGCTTCCTACGTCGAAGCCAATCCTGAGTTCAAGGGTGCGCCTCTTGAAGACTTCTCTTTCACTGTCCCCAAGGTGATGGAGGACACTGCTCCTCCTGATCCTAAGGTTGTTGCCTCTCCCGTTTCTcctgttgttgctgctgctacACCTTCTGATGATGATGTTTCGGACAAGAGCACCAAATCCAAGGAATTCAAAGGAAAATttaagcttgaagaagagacACTCTCTGGTTCTTCTCCACACGTTTCTCCTGCTCCCTAA